A genomic stretch from Bacillus sp. N1-1 includes:
- the radC gene encoding DNA repair protein RadC, with amino-acid sequence MIRDYPEEERPRERLVKEGPETLSNQELLAIILRTGTKQESVLQLSYRIIHYFEGLRLLKDASIEELTSLNGVGTAKAVQLIAAMELGRRVSRLQLEERYTIRSPEDGANYVMEDMRFLSQEHFVCLYLNTKNQVLHRQTVFVGSLNASIVHPREVFREAFRRSAASLICFHNHPSGDPTPSREDIEVTKRLAECGKMLGIDMLDHIIIGDQKFISLKEKGYV; translated from the coding sequence ATGATTCGCGATTATCCTGAAGAAGAGCGCCCGAGAGAGCGTCTAGTGAAAGAGGGTCCTGAGACGTTATCCAATCAAGAGTTATTGGCGATTATTCTCAGAACTGGCACGAAACAGGAGTCTGTACTTCAGTTATCTTATCGCATTATTCATTATTTTGAAGGGCTGCGTCTTTTGAAAGATGCCAGTATCGAAGAGTTAACATCGTTAAATGGCGTGGGCACCGCCAAAGCTGTTCAACTGATTGCGGCGATGGAGCTTGGTAGAAGAGTAAGTCGTCTTCAATTAGAAGAGCGATATACGATTCGTTCACCGGAAGATGGTGCGAATTATGTGATGGAAGACATGCGTTTTTTATCACAAGAGCATTTTGTGTGCTTATACTTAAATACGAAGAATCAGGTGTTGCATCGTCAAACCGTCTTTGTTGGAAGTTTAAATGCATCAATAGTGCATCCGAGAGAAGTTTTTCGTGAGGCTTTCAGACGATCTGCAGCCTCATTAATTTGCTTTCATAATCATCCAAGTGGTGATCCTACACCAAGCAGGGAAGATATTGAAGTTACAAAACGTCTTGCAGAGTGTGGTAAAATGCTTGGTATTGATATGCTCGATCATATTATTATTGGAGATCAGAAGTTTATTAGTTTAAAAGAAAAAGGGTATGTATAG
- a CDS encoding phosphotransferase, whose protein sequence is MSDPAVLFQYDLYPERVVRMGKVTKVETDRGTFALKETKLSKEQMDRILSIEDRFKQLHFESFVPLVRTKYGDSFVFTGGGVAYLTPWVDGGEGHSAQKEEKLILNLAELHGYTARDQAFSEEVIKQSYQKMILMRESRQFEMEKYVNSIEKRIYLSPFELTFVTHFHQLMKYCDLAKTRLGNWYEQVVEAKRYRSVFCHGKCSPSHYVMNGGKGYFINFERSVVDTPVRDLAYFIRSSVHPFQFNPATTTAHITRYETQFSLFEEEKELLASYLYFPEPVFNSVLLFNENRQSWPHIKHVRLFTKKIEVMNGIHNVLQSF, encoded by the coding sequence TTGAGTGATCCAGCAGTTCTATTTCAATATGATTTATATCCTGAACGTGTCGTAAGAATGGGGAAAGTAACAAAGGTTGAAACGGATCGAGGAACGTTTGCCTTAAAGGAGACAAAGCTAAGTAAAGAACAGATGGATCGTATATTGTCCATTGAGGATCGATTTAAACAGCTTCATTTTGAAAGTTTTGTGCCGCTCGTTCGAACAAAATACGGTGACTCCTTTGTTTTTACAGGTGGAGGTGTAGCTTATTTAACTCCATGGGTCGACGGTGGCGAAGGGCACTCTGCTCAAAAAGAGGAGAAATTAATTCTTAATCTTGCAGAACTTCATGGATATACAGCGAGAGATCAAGCATTCTCTGAAGAAGTCATCAAACAATCGTATCAAAAGATGATCTTAATGAGAGAAAGCAGACAGTTTGAAATGGAGAAATACGTTAACTCAATTGAAAAGCGTATCTACCTCTCACCCTTTGAACTAACGTTTGTCACTCATTTTCATCAGTTAATGAAGTACTGTGATCTGGCTAAAACAAGATTGGGAAATTGGTATGAACAGGTTGTTGAAGCGAAACGATATCGTAGTGTTTTTTGTCATGGGAAATGTTCGCCTTCACACTATGTCATGAATGGTGGAAAGGGGTACTTTATTAATTTTGAAAGGTCTGTTGTCGATACGCCTGTTCGTGATCTGGCCTATTTTATTCGTTCCTCTGTTCACCCATTTCAATTTAACCCTGCTACTACAACAGCGCATATCACTCGATATGAAACGCAATTTTCATTATTTGAAGAAGAGAAAGAGCTTCTTGCAAGCTATTTGTATTTTCCAGAGCCTGTTTTTAATAGTGTGCTCCTCTTTAATGAAAACAGGCAAAGCTGGCCGCATATTAAGCATGTCCGCTTATTTACGAAAAAAATAGAAGTGATGAATGGAATCCATAATGTGCTGCAGTCATTCTAG
- a CDS encoding A24 family peptidase: MGVLLHSYLFLIGLALGSFFNVVGLRVPIKRSIVAPRSSCPTCERELSPYELVPVFSYLFQRGKCRGCSTSISPIYACVEIVTALLFTTAPILVGWSKELMISYGLISLLVIIFVSDITYMLIPNRILLFFAAYFGLGRIVVPMDPWYSPLIGAVGGFLLLLLIAVISHGGMGGGDIKLFAVLGVVFGYQELILVFFFSTLFGTIIGITGLLIGKVKRKQHIPFGPSVALAALITYFYGEQLLQWYFDFLI; this comes from the coding sequence ATGGGGGTTTTGTTACATAGTTATTTATTTCTAATTGGCCTTGCGCTTGGTTCCTTTTTTAATGTTGTTGGTCTTCGTGTGCCGATCAAACGATCGATTGTCGCCCCTCGCTCATCTTGTCCAACATGTGAACGTGAGCTTTCACCATATGAGCTTGTTCCTGTTTTTTCTTATTTATTTCAGCGAGGAAAATGTAGGGGATGTTCTACAAGTATTTCACCTATTTACGCATGTGTCGAAATCGTTACAGCGCTACTTTTTACAACCGCACCTATTTTGGTAGGGTGGTCAAAAGAATTGATGATTTCCTATGGATTGATTTCGCTTCTCGTTATTATTTTTGTTTCAGATATCACATATATGTTGATTCCTAATCGCATTCTGTTGTTTTTTGCAGCTTATTTTGGTTTGGGTCGAATTGTTGTTCCGATGGATCCATGGTATAGCCCTTTGATAGGAGCGGTAGGAGGCTTTTTATTGCTCCTATTAATCGCTGTGATTAGTCATGGTGGAATGGGTGGCGGTGACATTAAATTGTTTGCGGTGCTAGGGGTTGTTTTTGGTTATCAAGAATTAATTCTCGTCTTTTTCTTTTCTACTTTATTTGGAACGATTATTGGGATCACAGGGTTATTAATTGGAAAAGTAAAAAGGAAGCAGCATATTCCGTTTGGTCCTTCTGTGGCTTTGGCAGCACTAATAACGTATTTTTATGGTGAACAACTCTTACAATGGTATTTTGATTTTCTTATATGA
- a CDS encoding sensor domain-containing diguanylate cyclase: MTAIMKRKVWIVWLLCWPLLIFATFYLFPPDFTGNKADVLALFVLLAVVAMMPINVKGTDLFFIQGISLAVFLRYGLFVETILTQLAILVFLLNLRVTKKDSHRYPVNMLMFMIVSLLSGGLFYLLGGSTGEFSGNAITQLVPSIGYILSLIIVNQILLHFLRIYIYKEINTKFFDKDMLWEAITTGVTLPVGFLLYMLHTYLGTIAIFFVGVPFVLASLMLRLYYSSRKVNDLLQQTSEIGQQITQSLDIDEILHLFLNEVKDMFVVDFAYIMDAEQVENLRIIKSFEKERGIQASRKDHSFEEGISRRVWRSGRSRLYTKRAQWKNLTQGILPQTANAVISVPMKRNKKVVGIITLASDRVRSYEKHHILVLQILANYLAVAVDNARHYEETKRRSERCPLTNLYNFRFFNEVLDEKYNCFDENPSPFSIILLDLDHFKKVNDTFGHHSGNDVLCGVANRLEEEIGNKGTVARFGGEEFVVLLENHFHNESLQVAEDLRCAIADRPFEIFNDLDNGDRQVIYVTASIGVATAPDQGEDAQTLIRNADRAMYTGAKQRGRNRVASYVG, from the coding sequence TTGACTGCAATAATGAAACGTAAAGTTTGGATTGTATGGCTATTGTGTTGGCCACTACTCATTTTTGCAACGTTCTATTTATTTCCCCCTGATTTTACTGGAAACAAGGCCGATGTTCTTGCGCTATTTGTGCTTCTTGCCGTCGTTGCAATGATGCCAATAAACGTAAAAGGAACAGACCTTTTTTTTATCCAGGGGATTTCACTAGCTGTATTTCTCAGATATGGCTTATTCGTAGAAACGATTTTAACTCAGTTAGCGATTCTTGTCTTTCTTTTGAATTTGCGAGTTACAAAGAAAGATAGTCATCGCTATCCAGTTAATATGCTCATGTTTATGATCGTTTCCCTGTTATCAGGTGGACTTTTTTATTTACTTGGAGGGTCCACAGGTGAATTCTCTGGAAATGCGATTACACAGCTTGTTCCCTCTATCGGCTATATTCTTTCGTTAATCATTGTTAATCAAATTCTCCTTCATTTTTTACGTATTTATATTTATAAAGAAATTAATACAAAGTTTTTTGATAAAGATATGCTTTGGGAAGCCATTACTACAGGAGTAACACTGCCGGTTGGATTTCTTCTCTATATGTTACATACCTATCTAGGAACAATTGCGATTTTCTTTGTTGGAGTCCCATTTGTGTTGGCATCTCTTATGCTCAGGTTGTATTACTCAAGTCGAAAAGTTAATGATCTACTTCAACAAACGAGTGAAATCGGTCAGCAAATTACTCAGTCTCTCGATATAGACGAAATTCTTCACTTATTTTTAAATGAGGTTAAGGATATGTTTGTGGTTGATTTTGCTTACATTATGGATGCAGAACAGGTAGAAAATTTAAGGATTATTAAAAGTTTTGAGAAGGAAAGAGGCATTCAAGCTAGCAGAAAAGATCATTCTTTTGAAGAAGGGATTAGCAGAAGAGTCTGGCGTAGTGGACGTAGCCGCTTATACACGAAGCGTGCACAGTGGAAAAATCTCACCCAGGGAATTCTCCCCCAAACAGCGAATGCTGTTATTTCGGTACCTATGAAACGAAATAAAAAGGTCGTCGGCATTATCACACTAGCATCAGATCGCGTTCGGTCATATGAAAAACACCATATACTCGTGCTGCAAATTTTAGCCAATTATTTAGCTGTAGCTGTTGATAATGCAAGGCATTATGAAGAGACCAAAAGGCGAAGTGAGCGCTGTCCTTTAACGAATTTGTACAATTTTCGCTTCTTTAACGAGGTATTAGACGAGAAATATAACTGTTTTGATGAAAACCCTTCTCCATTTTCAATTATATTGCTCGACCTGGATCATTTCAAAAAAGTAAATGATACATTTGGGCACCATAGCGGAAATGACGTGCTTTGTGGAGTAGCCAATCGACTTGAAGAAGAAATTGGAAATAAGGGTACCGTCGCTCGATTTGGCGGTGAAGAGTTCGTGGTATTGCTAGAAAATCATTTTCATAATGAGAGTTTACAAGTTGCAGAAGACTTACGATGTGCCATAGCGGATCGACCATTTGAGATCTTTAATGATTTGGATAACGGCGATCGTCAGGTTATTTACGTGACGGCAAGTATCGGTGTTGCAACAGCGCCTGATCAGGGAGAAGATGCACAAACCTTGATACGAAATGCCGATCGAGCCATGTATACTGGTGCAAAACAGCGGGGTAGAAACCGCGTTGCAAGCTATGTTGGATAA
- the spoVID gene encoding stage VI sporulation protein D — MPEGSYLHFSVEEQVWLKKGQEVEEVLSISLDPEISIEEYEDYVAVKGCLYLTGEYLQRDQTGHEDISEGSPYRSIHEVHVREDGTASMGHRFPVDITIPASRIRSLEDIFVTVDTFDYTIVEENCLQLKADISISGIQGDQNRVEIEVDEVEEDESELSQEEESVWENDIKYVDHEEESLEQTSHLRSPQVDMRAQSDSDEVDYSKTSAEVEENEEFLEPTYDFLTRMARQLEGSTEYNNQPIVEEMRSPQNEYNDYDEEEILEQKKQTPREENALYLTSMLTKEEEQFSKMKMCIIQPGDSLTEIAERYRVLPSHLARVNRLEEEEVKEGQILYIPVNR; from the coding sequence ATGCCTGAAGGCTCATATTTGCATTTCTCCGTAGAGGAGCAGGTCTGGTTAAAGAAAGGACAGGAAGTTGAAGAGGTTCTATCTATTTCACTTGATCCTGAAATTTCGATTGAAGAGTATGAAGATTATGTAGCTGTGAAAGGCTGTTTATATTTAACGGGAGAATATTTGCAGCGTGATCAAACAGGTCATGAAGATATCAGTGAGGGATCTCCCTATCGCTCAATTCATGAAGTTCATGTAAGAGAAGATGGTACGGCGTCGATGGGACACCGGTTTCCGGTAGATATTACGATTCCTGCAAGTCGTATTAGAAGTCTAGAAGATATATTTGTTACGGTAGATACGTTTGACTACACGATAGTGGAGGAGAATTGCCTTCAGTTGAAAGCTGACATATCCATTAGTGGGATCCAGGGTGATCAAAATCGTGTAGAAATAGAGGTCGATGAGGTGGAAGAAGACGAAAGTGAATTGAGTCAAGAAGAGGAAAGTGTTTGGGAGAATGATATTAAATACGTCGATCATGAGGAAGAATCACTTGAACAGACCTCTCATTTACGTTCCCCTCAAGTAGATATGCGAGCACAATCTGATTCGGATGAAGTTGATTATTCAAAGACAAGTGCAGAAGTTGAAGAAAATGAGGAATTCCTGGAACCGACGTATGACTTTTTAACACGCATGGCTCGCCAATTGGAAGGATCAACTGAATATAACAATCAGCCTATTGTAGAAGAAATGCGCTCTCCTCAAAATGAATACAACGATTATGATGAGGAGGAGATACTTGAACAAAAGAAACAAACACCTCGTGAAGAAAATGCCCTTTATTTAACGAGTATGTTAACAAAAGAAGAAGAGCAATTTTCGAAAATGAAAATGTGTATCATCCAACCTGGTGATTCATTAACTGAAATTGCAGAACGCTATCGTGTTCTTCCAAGTCACCTTGCTCGCGTGAACCGTCTTGAAGAAGAAGAGGTAAAGGAAGGGCAGATCTTATATATACCAGTGAATCGGTAA
- a CDS encoding Maf family protein, with protein sequence MKRLVLASGSPRRKELLEQVNLQFEIIVSRFEEHHSQSVPPSELVKQLAFGKANDVFTNQSDAVVIGADTVVTLGADILGKPESREHARQMLKALSGRTHIVYSGVVILSNEQRSQFYEATEVEFWDLTDVDIENYLDTGEPFDKAGGYGIQGFGAAFVKRIHGDYYSVVGLPISKTLRELQAFGIVPEIQR encoded by the coding sequence ATGAAGCGCCTCGTATTAGCCTCAGGGTCTCCACGAAGAAAAGAACTTCTAGAGCAAGTGAACCTCCAATTTGAGATTATTGTTAGCCGCTTTGAAGAACATCACTCTCAATCTGTCCCCCCTTCTGAACTTGTGAAACAGCTTGCTTTTGGGAAGGCAAATGATGTATTTACGAACCAATCGGACGCTGTTGTCATTGGTGCCGATACGGTTGTAACGCTTGGTGCCGATATTCTTGGAAAGCCAGAAAGTCGCGAGCATGCGAGGCAGATGCTGAAAGCTTTGTCTGGCCGAACCCATATCGTTTATTCAGGTGTGGTCATCCTTTCAAATGAGCAGCGTTCACAGTTCTATGAAGCAACTGAAGTGGAGTTTTGGGATTTAACAGATGTAGATATTGAGAATTATCTCGATACCGGAGAGCCGTTTGATAAAGCGGGAGGTTATGGTATACAGGGTTTCGGTGCCGCCTTTGTGAAACGTATTCACGGGGATTATTATAGTGTGGTAGGGCTTCCGATTTCCAAAACGCTTCGAGAGTTGCAGGCGTTTGGAATTGTTCCGGAGATTCAGCGTTAG
- a CDS encoding folylpolyglutamate synthase/dihydrofolate synthase family protein has product MFQSYDEAVSWIHSLLNHGIKPGLERMDWMLEQLDHPERRLKTVHVGGTNGKGSTVTYLRTVLEEAGYEVGTFTSPYIESFSERIAVNGQPIKEEDLVMLCNRVQPLVEMATASPLGSPTEFEVITVIALLYFGTKAYPDLVLMEVGLGGRLDSTNIIHPLISVITNVGYDHTHILGSDLKQIAYEKAGIIKSGVPLVTTAEKEEVLTLFHETTKVKKTKIYRLNEEFSIGDKRSDDEGEHFSFQSPYRKLADLHIQMKGEHQVKNAAAALMGLEYLRVFYGLHIEHDMVQRGLKRAAWPGRFEKIRSNPTIIVDGAHNPEGVESLARTLEQHYPDKDIHVIFSALGDKDIESMLKPLYPLIRTMTFTTFDFPRAISAESLFQRASFSAKTYEENWKKAIQTTTEQVSENELVLITGSLYFVSEVRHFLKN; this is encoded by the coding sequence ATGTTTCAATCTTATGATGAAGCGGTAAGTTGGATTCATAGCTTGTTAAATCACGGCATTAAACCTGGTTTAGAGCGGATGGATTGGATGCTTGAACAGCTTGACCATCCAGAAAGACGGTTAAAAACCGTGCATGTTGGTGGGACTAACGGAAAAGGTTCGACAGTTACTTACTTACGTACAGTGCTAGAGGAGGCTGGATATGAAGTAGGGACGTTTACTTCTCCTTATATCGAATCATTTAGTGAACGAATAGCGGTTAACGGACAACCTATTAAAGAAGAGGATTTAGTTATGCTATGCAATCGCGTTCAGCCGCTTGTTGAAATGGCTACAGCTTCCCCCCTTGGTTCACCAACCGAGTTTGAAGTTATTACGGTAATCGCGCTTTTGTACTTTGGAACTAAAGCCTATCCAGATCTTGTTTTAATGGAAGTTGGGCTAGGGGGGCGACTCGATTCAACCAACATCATTCATCCGCTTATTAGTGTCATTACGAATGTAGGGTATGATCATACCCATATCCTTGGTAGTGACCTAAAGCAAATTGCGTATGAAAAAGCGGGAATCATTAAGTCAGGTGTACCTCTTGTTACGACTGCAGAAAAAGAAGAAGTTCTCACACTCTTCCATGAAACAACTAAAGTGAAAAAGACGAAAATTTATCGTTTGAATGAAGAGTTTTCGATTGGCGACAAGAGAAGTGATGATGAAGGTGAACATTTCTCATTTCAATCTCCTTATCGGAAACTAGCTGATCTACACATTCAAATGAAGGGTGAGCATCAGGTGAAAAATGCAGCTGCAGCACTAATGGGACTCGAATACTTGCGCGTCTTTTATGGTCTACATATCGAACATGACATGGTTCAGCGCGGACTTAAAAGAGCAGCGTGGCCAGGACGATTTGAGAAGATTCGTTCCAACCCCACTATCATTGTAGACGGTGCACATAATCCAGAAGGGGTCGAAAGTCTTGCGAGAACTTTGGAGCAGCACTATCCAGATAAGGATATTCACGTCATTTTTAGCGCACTAGGAGATAAAGATATTGAGTCAATGTTAAAGCCACTCTATCCGCTTATTCGAACGATGACGTTTACCACCTTTGATTTTCCAAGAGCTATTTCAGCTGAGAGTTTATTTCAACGTGCAAGTTTTTCGGCCAAGACGTATGAAGAAAACTGGAAAAAAGCAATTCAAACAACAACTGAGCAAGTAAGTGAAAATGAGCTAGTTCTAATTACGGGCTCTCTCTATTTTGTATCAGAAGTACGCCATTTTCTAAAAAATTAG
- a CDS encoding valine--tRNA ligase codes for MVNKELTMPTKYDPKATEQKWYPYWVDGKFFEATGDKEKEPYTIVIPPPNVTGKLHLGHAWDTTLQDILSRVKRMQGYDVLWLPGMDHAGIATQAKVEGKLREEGTSRYDLGREKFLEKSWEWKEEYADFIRSQWAKLGLSLDYSRERFTLDNGLSDAVREVFVKLYQKGLIYRGEYIINWDPQTKTALSDIEVIHQEVTGHFYHMRYPLADGSGHIEIATTRPETMLGDSGIAVHPKDERYKHLVGKKAILPIVGREIEIVADDYVDMEFGSGAVKITPAHDPNDFEIGNRHNLERILVMNEDGSMNENAGDYQGMDRFECRKKLVKDLQEKGILFNIEEHVHSVGHSERSGAVVEPYLSTQWFVKMGPLAEQAIALQKSEDKVNFVPERFEKTYLNWIENIRDWCISRQLWWGHRIPAWHHKETGEIHVGLEAPTDIENWQQDEDVLDTWFSSALWPFSTMGWPDEEAADFNRYYPTNVLVTGYDIIYFWVARMIFQGIEFTEQRPFNDVLIHGLVRDSEGRKMSKSLGNGVDPMDVIEKYGADSLRFFLSTGSSPGQDLRFYWEKVESTWNFANKIWNASRFALMNMDGMTYEELDLTGEKSTADKWILTRLNDTIEQVTRLINNYEFGEVGRYLYNFIWDDFCDWYIEMAKLPLYGEDEAAKKTTRSVLAYVLDQTMRLLHPFMPYLTEEIWQHLPHQGESITVASWPVKNEELHFPEAAADMALLTEIIRSVRNIRAEMNVAPSKPIELRIKPKSGEAQKQLEQNSQYIERFCNPETLTISSDLQAPEKSMTAVVSGAELFLPLEGLINIDEEIERLKGEMKKLDSEVDRVQKKLSNERFISKAPEKVVEEERAKEKDYLERRSNVEARINELKK; via the coding sequence ATGGTGAATAAAGAGCTAACGATGCCGACGAAATACGATCCGAAGGCAACCGAACAAAAATGGTACCCGTACTGGGTAGATGGTAAGTTTTTTGAAGCAACAGGGGATAAAGAGAAAGAGCCTTATACAATTGTAATTCCGCCGCCAAACGTTACAGGAAAACTTCATTTAGGGCACGCATGGGATACAACGCTTCAAGATATTCTTTCACGAGTGAAACGAATGCAAGGGTACGATGTTCTCTGGCTTCCAGGAATGGACCATGCTGGAATTGCGACACAGGCAAAAGTTGAAGGGAAGCTCCGCGAGGAAGGTACTTCGCGCTATGACCTTGGCCGAGAGAAGTTTCTTGAGAAGTCGTGGGAATGGAAAGAAGAATACGCAGACTTTATCCGCAGTCAGTGGGCGAAGCTTGGTCTTTCTTTAGACTATTCAAGAGAGCGTTTTACGCTTGATAATGGGCTTTCTGATGCGGTTCGCGAAGTGTTTGTAAAGCTTTATCAAAAAGGTTTAATTTATCGTGGGGAATATATCATCAACTGGGACCCTCAAACAAAAACAGCCCTTTCGGACATTGAAGTTATTCATCAGGAAGTGACAGGACACTTCTATCATATGCGCTACCCTCTTGCTGATGGTTCAGGGCATATCGAAATTGCAACAACGCGTCCTGAAACCATGCTTGGTGACTCAGGAATTGCGGTTCATCCTAAAGATGAGCGTTACAAGCATCTTGTTGGTAAGAAAGCGATCTTACCAATAGTAGGTCGTGAGATTGAAATTGTGGCAGATGACTACGTTGATATGGAATTTGGCTCTGGAGCTGTTAAAATCACGCCAGCCCATGACCCTAATGACTTTGAAATTGGTAATCGTCATAACCTTGAGCGTATCCTTGTTATGAATGAAGATGGCTCAATGAATGAGAATGCAGGCGACTATCAAGGAATGGATCGTTTCGAATGTCGTAAAAAGCTAGTAAAAGATTTGCAGGAAAAAGGGATTCTTTTCAACATTGAAGAGCACGTTCATTCCGTAGGGCACTCTGAACGAAGTGGTGCTGTAGTAGAACCATATCTTTCCACTCAGTGGTTCGTTAAAATGGGCCCACTTGCTGAGCAGGCAATTGCGCTTCAAAAATCAGAAGACAAAGTTAACTTTGTCCCAGAACGATTCGAGAAAACTTACTTAAACTGGATTGAGAATATTCGGGACTGGTGTATTTCGAGGCAGCTTTGGTGGGGACACCGCATTCCTGCATGGCACCATAAAGAAACTGGTGAGATTCACGTTGGCCTGGAAGCACCGACAGATATCGAAAACTGGCAGCAAGATGAAGATGTACTCGATACGTGGTTTAGCTCAGCGCTTTGGCCGTTTTCTACAATGGGCTGGCCAGATGAAGAAGCTGCAGACTTTAATCGTTATTACCCAACGAACGTTTTAGTAACAGGGTATGACATCATTTATTTCTGGGTAGCGCGTATGATCTTCCAGGGCATTGAATTTACGGAACAGCGTCCATTTAATGATGTATTGATTCACGGACTTGTACGTGACTCTGAAGGCCGTAAAATGAGTAAATCACTCGGAAACGGTGTTGATCCGATGGATGTTATCGAGAAGTACGGTGCTGATTCTTTACGCTTCTTCTTATCCACTGGTTCATCACCAGGTCAGGATCTGCGTTTCTACTGGGAAAAAGTAGAGTCAACTTGGAACTTTGCCAATAAGATTTGGAACGCTTCTCGTTTTGCCTTAATGAATATGGATGGCATGACGTATGAAGAACTCGACTTAACAGGTGAAAAATCAACAGCTGATAAATGGATTCTAACTCGCTTAAACGATACGATCGAACAAGTGACGCGCCTGATTAATAACTATGAATTTGGTGAAGTTGGCCGCTACCTTTATAACTTTATCTGGGATGATTTCTGTGATTGGTATATTGAAATGGCGAAGCTTCCGCTTTATGGCGAAGATGAAGCAGCTAAGAAAACGACACGATCTGTTCTCGCTTATGTACTTGATCAAACGATGCGACTTCTTCACCCATTTATGCCGTATCTTACAGAAGAGATCTGGCAACACCTTCCTCATCAAGGAGAATCGATCACTGTTGCAAGCTGGCCAGTGAAGAATGAAGAGCTTCATTTCCCGGAAGCAGCTGCCGACATGGCGCTACTAACTGAGATTATTCGTTCGGTTCGAAACATTCGAGCTGAAATGAATGTAGCACCAAGCAAGCCGATTGAGCTTCGCATTAAACCGAAGTCAGGGGAAGCTCAAAAGCAGCTTGAACAAAACAGTCAATATATTGAGCGGTTCTGTAACCCAGAGACGCTAACCATTTCTTCGGATCTTCAGGCTCCTGAAAAATCAATGACGGCAGTCGTATCTGGAGCAGAGCTATTTCTTCCGCTTGAAGGCTTAATTAACATTGATGAAGAAATAGAGCGTCTAAAAGGCGAAATGAAGAAGCTCGATTCTGAAGTAGATCGTGTTCAGAAAAAGCTTTCAAATGAACGTTTTATTAGTAAGGCTCCCGAGAAAGTTGTTGAAGAAGAACGAGCGAAAGAAAAAGACTATCTCGAAAGAAGAAGCAACGTTGAAGCTCGTATTAACGAACTAAAAAAATAA